A region from the Lolium perenne isolate Kyuss_39 chromosome 4, Kyuss_2.0, whole genome shotgun sequence genome encodes:
- the LOC127293494 gene encoding uncharacterized protein: protein MLGVSTGQLLVILGACSVMMKPSDMIKMARVAGRMTGRAVGRLMLYRRQMDDIFEQTAAKKINTELQDAMSKLQSIGYEVQNLSRITPGQYIKRQHNTEGTAEAGTYDGSAPKPEEFRDEIRNMIRDEIQSFCRKNPDQLTRSLDNPDAIKNPASTAEARKLDITDRSTMATYKDMESADTSSTNLHSQAMMYARLSESPEIKMSSSKGVSCAEQFKESGGLLNVLPISAESAGLLPSRTDEPKGSDLLLEAVLEAEVAENAKFFVSQPHDQLPKQ, encoded by the exons ATGCTGGGGGTCTCCACGGGCCAGCTGCTGGTCATCCTCGGGGCCTGCTCCGTCATGATGA AGCCCAGCGACATGATCAAGATGGCAAGGGTGGCAGGGAGGATGACCGGAAGAGCAGTTGGTCGCCTCATGTTGTACCGCCGGCAGATGGACGACATCTTCGAGCAGACTGCAGCGAAGAAG ATCAACACGGAGCTTCAAGATGCTATGTCGAAGTTGCAATCAATTGGTTATGAAGTTCAGAACTTATCTAGAATAACTCCTGGCCAGTATATCAAGAGGCAGCATAACACTG AAGGCACGGCTGAAGCAGGAACGTATGATGGTTCTGCACCTAAG CCAGAAGAATTTCGTGATGAAATCCGCAATATGATTCGTGATGAAATCCAAAGCTTTTGTAGAAAAAACCCTGACCAGCTTACCAGGAGCTTGGATAATCCTGATGCAATTAAGAATCCTG CAAGCACGGCTGAAGCTAGGAAATTGGATATAACTGATAGATCTACAATGGCGACATATAAG GACATGGAATCAGCCGATACAAGCTCTACAAATCTACACAGCCAAGCAATGATGTATGCTAGGTTAAGTGAGTCCCCAGAAATTAAGATGAGTTCTTCGAAAGGTGTGAGTTGTGCAGAACAATTCAAAGAGAGCGGTGGACTGCTAAATGTGCTCCCGATATCTGCTGAAAGTGCTGGATTGCTTCCAAGCCGCACAG ATGAACCAAAAGGCTCCGACCTACTCCTGGAGGCTGTTCTTGAAGCCGAGGTTGCAGAGAATGCCAAATTCTTCGTCTCACAGCCTCATGATCAATTGCCCAAGCAATAA
- the LOC127293493 gene encoding large ribosomal subunit protein cL38, which yields MSLVTAFLAGTAAPAAAPRSARPSAGFFGVGGGCALSVECSSRPQKKGTKHHMKTRPKKTQQWDIKRRPTQYPPLPALPEDWTLVSAGETEDAAPEDAAAAVEVEVVAAPAAAD from the coding sequence ATGTCGCTCGTCACAGCCTTCCTTGCGGGCACCGCCGCGCCGGCGGCTGCGCCACGCTCCGCCCGCCCGTCCGCGGGCTTCTTCGGGGTCGGCGGCGGGTGCGCGCTGTCGGTGGAGTGCTCGTCGCGGCCGCAGAAGAAAGGGACCAAGCACCACATGAAGACGCGGCCCAAGAAGACGCAGCAGTGGGACATCAAGCGCCGCCCCACGCAGTACCCGCCGCTGCCGGCGCTCCCCGAGGACTGGACGCTCGTCTCCGCCGGTGAGACGGAAGATGCGGCGCCggaggacgccgccgccgctgtcgAGGTCGAGGTGGtcgccgcccccgccgccgcaGACTGA
- the LOC127347048 gene encoding protein FAR1-RELATED SEQUENCE 5-like, with protein sequence MDPEYAPGVLDLNEPIPEDVSVFDDLQKEHTPVNTTRTSSNADVTRSSEQSKHASGSNIGASSGQSKHASGSNIGASADTDPITGETLSTDDSGGDDDDDEVQSTPVSQTEVQTPYPGMIFDSWDEAKMHYNRYAKKLGFSIKCSTSKNSTVDGQKDKQMFVCNKNSKNEDINMQEAAPVRQRNKSITKKTECKARLRIKRKAKKWHVTYFIEEHNHSLIKKFSLKKYLRSHKGIPKEERDFAKLLHKVNLSAGRVMRIMGEVYGGLANVPYDSKYVSNFMATINEDQTHKDMSKPLSHFARIKKEDPDFYFNLHTDHADKVDRIFWVDGPAIAAYKNYSDCLSFDTTYMTNMYNMPFAPFIGINRYCQSIQLGCGFLKNENVESFVWLFQEFLEAMGGLQPQNFITDQDAAMRSAILAEFPNCCHMNCRWHIMQNAQAVLGNFLSKHEELRQELNAIIDYSISVDEFETRWADMLRKHSVADNTHLADLYHLRATFVPAYFKDRFFPFLQTTARSEGFNAVLKTYSNPHYSVHHFFEQYLKLQEKINVAEDSVEFLDEDKTFRVWGDYPLEEQALKVYTRPIYLRLRAELRKVTSYNVQLIGGQSYDVLPIKTYIYGYGSRSYQVEANVETETYSCECCKFSRDGLLCCHIFRVMVQLGCINKIPEKY encoded by the coding sequence ATGGATCCAGAGTATGCTCCTGGAGTACTAGATCTGAATGAGCCAATACCCGAAGATGTCAGTGTGTTTGACGATTTGCAAAAAGAACATACACCAGTGAACACCACAAGAACCTCGAGCAATGCAGATGTAACAAGAAGTTCTGAACAAAGCAAGCATGCTAGTGGTAGCAACATTGGTGCAAGTTCTGGACAGAGCAAGCATGCTAGTGGTAGCAACATTGGTGCATCCGCTGACACAGACCCTATAACAGGTGAAACACTTTCTACTGATGATTCGGGaggtgacgatgatgatgatgaagtccaATCAACTCCAGTAAGCCAAACTGAAGTGCAAACACCATATCCTGGCATGATTTTCGATTCATGGGATGAAGCGAAGATGCATTACAACAGATATGCTAAGAAACTTGGATTCTCCATCAAGTGTAGTACATCCAAGAATTCGACAGTTGATGGTCAGAAGGACAAACAGATGTTCGTTTGCAACAAGAATAGCAAGAATGAAGACATAAACATGCAAGAGGCGGCACCAGTTAGGCAGCGGAACAAAAGCATCACTAAGAAAACTGAATGCAAGGCTAGGCTAAGGATCAAAAGGAAAGCTAAAAAGTGGCATGTAACATATTTCATTGAAGAGCACAATCACAGTTTGATAAAGAAGTTCTCTTTGAAGAAATATTTAAGGTCTCATAAAGGAattcctaaggaagaaagggACTTTGCCAAGCTCTTGCATAAGGTGAATCTCTCTGCTGGAAGGGTAATGAGGATCATGGGAGAAGTCTATGGTGGTCTGGCCAATGTACCCTATGATAGCAAGTATGTTAGCAATTTCATGGCTACCATTAATGAAGACCAAACACACAAGGACATGTCAAAGCCGCTTTCTCACTTTGCAAGGATAAAAAAGGAAGACCCAGATTTCTACTTCAACTTGCATACAGATCATGCTGATAAGGTTGATCGCATATTTTGGGTTGATGGGCCTGCAATAGCTGCATACAAGAACTACAGTGATTGTCTCTCATTTGACACCACGTACATGACAAACATGTACAATATGCCGTTTGCGCCGTTCATTGGGATCAATAGGTATTGTCAGAGCATCCAGCTAGGTTGTGGTTTCCTAAAAAATGAAAATGTGGAGAGTTTTGTGTGGCTCTTTCAAGAGTTTCTTGAAGCAATGGGCGGCCTCCAGCCCCAAAACTTCATTACTGACCAAGATGCAGCGATGAGATCTGCAATTCTCGCAGAATTTCCAAACTGTTGCCACATGAACTGTAGGTGGCACATTATGCAGAATGCGCAGGCAGTTTTGGGAAATTTCTTGTCAAAACATGAAGAGCTAAGGCAAGAGTTGAATGCAATTATTGACTATAGCATATCAGTTGATGAATTCGAAACAAGGTGGGCAGATATGCTTCGCAAACACAGTGTAGCGGACAACACACATCTTGCTGATTTGTATCACTTGAGAGCAACTTTTGTCCCAGCTTACTTCAAGGATCGCTTCTTCCCATTCCTACAAACTACCGCCCGGAGTGAGGGGTTTAATGCTGTTCTGAAAACATATAGTAACCCTCACTACAGTGTGCATCACTTCTttgaacaatacttgaagttgcAAGAGAAAATTAATGTAGCGGAGGATTCAGTCGAGTTTTTGGATGAAGATAAGACTTTTAGGGTGTGGGGTGACTACCCTCTTGAAGAGCAAGCGTTGAAGGTTTATACGCGACCCATATACTTGCGTCTCAGGGCTGAGCTTCGTAAAGTGACATCCTACAATGTACAACTTATTGGTGGCCAAAGTTACGATGTCCTCCCAATTAAAACCTACATCTATGGCTATGGTAGTAGGAGCTACCAAGTTGAGGCTAATGTCGAAACTGAAACTTACAGCTGCGAGTGCTGCAAGTTCAGTAGGGATGGATTGCTTTGCTGCCATATATTCAGAGTAATGGTGCAATTGGGTTGTATTAACAAAATTCCAGAGaaatactga